A window of Miscanthus floridulus cultivar M001 chromosome 12, ASM1932011v1, whole genome shotgun sequence genomic DNA:
TGATTATGTAGGTTGAGGCAACCTCTAGTTTTTGTGTACAAGTATATTTTGCCTATCGAAGTTAGATGTAGATTTAGCTATGAACGTTGTAACAATATATATCGTGTATATTTCAGATATAAAAAAATATACTGTGTATCTCATATATCAAAATTTTAAAGTTTAACCTTAAAAGACGTTGTAATAAAGCAATGTCAATGGGCAAAGGCAAAGCTGCAGATTGCAGTAGCTTGAATTGCTGTCGGGTTAATCACCTTATTTATCCGTCATAAGAGAGAAGATGACACGCCGTCACCGTCACCGTCACCGTCACCGTCACGCCTCGTAGTTAACTCTGATCCCCGTAGCCGTAGGCCAAATTGAGTAGCGCCAACGCGAACGCGGAGggagggggaagaagagaaaaaaCCCATCCAAAACCTAGCCGTCGCTTCCATctcccatggcgccgccgccggggaTCGTTGAGGTGCGTTGCGCGGGCTGCGGGGAGACGCTGGAAGTGGAGCCGGGCCTCACCGAATTTGCCTGCCCCGACTGCGGGACACATCAGGCGCTCCCGCCGGAGCTCATGCCGCAGCGCCCCCGCCGCGCGCTTCCGCTTCCCGGGCGACGTGTCCCACTCGCCGCGCCGTCCCGCATCGCGTGCGGGGGATGTAGCGCCGTGCTAAGTGTGCCGCACGGCCAGGGGCGATTCGCCTGCCCGCtctgtggcgccgagctcgcCGTCTCGCCAGTTGCTGCCATTTCGGTCGTGGCGCCGCCCGCAGCAGTCCCAATTAGTCCCAGCAGACCGGCGCAGCCTTCTGAGGTATTACTATGCACCGGATGTTCTCCCCAGTGTTTCTGCTGCACTGCATTGTTACGCCACTAAGCGCCTAAGAGAGCTCTGACATGAACAACTGACCAATGTCTGTATTCCATTTTTGTTGAAGTTGCTGTATCTAGTGACACTAATTTGATGGTGTATCTAGTGACTTATAGATGAATAACTGAAGtagattatgaaaatatatttcattgtGTATCTAGTGACACTAATTTGTTGTCATAAATATTGGTGCTCTTTCCTATAAATTTGGTCAGACTTCAAATAATTTGACTTAGGGCAACTCTAGAAGTTAATTTATTTTGGAACGGAAGGAGTATATTTATAAGAAGTAGGGGGCAGCCCCTCCTGATCCATAAAAAAATGTTTAAATAAGGTCACATAAAATTTGGGTTTCTGAAACCATTCTTGTTCTGGAATACGTTGTTGGACGTTTTTAATAACTTTGTCCACTGTATATTactattcttcttctttttttcttttggcaAGCATACAGATACAATTGGTCACAATAGAAGTGCCATTTTTCATTACTTTCCAAGTCCAAAGCTTTTACAATTCATCTTTTACCATCAATATTTATTACTGtactttttttttccaaatctacACTGTTAAGATCACAAAAGTAATTTTTGTGTAGGCTGGTCAAGACTGGCAATAGTTGGCTGTGCACCTCATAGACACTTGTTTTATGATCAAAGGGACATCTGTATATGCTCTATCTCATGGTTCATTTTTCCTCTCTATGTCATCTTTGCTATGGAGCAGGTGTGTCCTGGGCCTTCAAGTCAATTAACTCATGCAAGATACATTCAAAGGCCCATTCATTTGGAGCAGACACATGGACAGCATCCGAGACATTCCTTTAGAGAAGAGCCATTTACTTCATCCAGAGCTGACACTGGCACAGAAATTCCTGTGGTGGGAAGGCTACAAAACGAGCCTGCTGACCCTTTGTCACAGAGACAAGAGTCACATATTGAGCCACTCGATGAGACTATTCCCAGGCCCAGCAAGAAGAAATCTATATTTGTAGCTAGCCCTGATTCTTATCCTGTAAGAAAGGTTCATGAAGAGCATCTTAATCAAGCCTTGTATGCATCAGAGGAACAAGGAATGCCTTCAAACTCTTCAATTCATGCAGAGAAGGAGGAACATAGGTTTCCCAATGACACAGTTACAGTGCGCAGCAAACAGAAAGTTGGAAATGTGGTTGCCCCTAGTATTCTCGAACAGGAGCAGACAAAGTCTTTGAATCAAGCTGTGGATGAGCAGCAGGCTGATGAAATTCCCAAGGATACAGTTCATGCAGACAAGGTGCAAGTGGAGTTTGCCAGCGAAGCTGGAAGCTGTAAAAAGAGTGTTGGAGGTAGTAAAGGAAACCAAAAGAGTAGTAGTAAGATTTTAATGAATTCTTCAAATGAGTCGCCTCAACTCAGGCGTAGTAAGCGCTTGCTAAAGGGATCACATGACATACTTGACATTGATCCTATTGAGAAGATCGATGCTCCTTCGAATCAAAATCTGTCTGAAGCTCCAGAGATTGAAAGGACACAAGCAGATTCTGACACTAGTTCTCCTACTCGGTACCGATTTCCTCTTGATCGCTCTAATGAGTGGGATGTTGTTTGTGCAACTACACCACCTGCTTTTAATCATTGTACACAACAAGCTGAGCAGTTTCCACGAACCCAGATGTACTCTCCAGAGACTAGGTGGGCACTTCCAGTTGCAAGCTCAAATTCATGGCATGACAATGAGATACCTCAGGAGAGCTTTAGTGGGGTCGGCCAACTTGATAGAGGCTATTCAGAAGTGCATTCAAATCTGGCAGAGATGCAAAATCAGGATATGAATGGGCCACTAGTACAAGAGATTTGCAGCGACAAGAACTGTTCTGGACATGGACAACTGAAGCATCAcaacaaaaactgttcacattcagagcttggaaggcaaaaaAGGAATGGTTTCACTTGCCCTTCTCCAAATGGTGGGGGGCATCCTGAAGACCAATCCTTCTCTGGAGCCTGCCTCCAGAACCTGTCTGCTTCATGCAGCCGCCTTGCTGCTTCTGCTACCACTACATTGCCCACAATCACACCGCCTTCTACAAGTAAATGTCTTGTGCCTTTCTGAAGCCACACAACTGTCTCTGTTGAGAAACTCTCTATCATTGATGTGCGCTTCTAAATCTTGCAGATCTACCACTTAACCACAGCAGTCCAACATCGCTGCACCAACAGCCGCCATCCGGACTCTACTCACAGGTTCCTTCCCCCAACCCTAACTTGCATGATGGTTCGAAAATGTTTGTATTAGGTTTTAGTGCTTCGATTAAAAACATAAAAAAGGGcttacccagtgcagagagctcccgctctgtgcggggtctggggaagggtgtcagtggcaagccttaccctcgcctgtgcaatgcgaggagatccgcgactcgaacccgggaccttccggtcacaggtggtaagactctaccgcttgcaccaggcccgcccttctttcGATTAAAAACATAATAGAGTAATTTCACAAAAGTACTCTTTTGTTGTCACTCCATATCACAAAATTGTACTTTTGAGAATCAATTTCACAAAACTTCAATTTTATCTGCATGCCTTGTAATTCTGTAAAACTATACTTATATTGTGTCTCACAGAACTACACTATTTTTGTCATTTGATCGACTGATATAAGTGTAGTTTTTTCTTTATGTTAGAATTTGTAGCATATATCTATTTTTGTCCTAAGCAACTGTCTCAAAAATCTGCGATGTACCTTTTGCATGGATTGTACTATATCATGTGCATCTGCATGATTTCATTACGTGTGGCAGCCATGAGCTTTCTGATATAAAGCCGTTTCAGGATGCACCATGTGGCGATTTGCTGCCAGGGCCAACTAGTAACTCATCAAAAAAGCGCAGGGGACGTGCCCCTGAAAAACTAATGGAACCACGCAAAGAAGCTGAAAGGCCCATGCTGATGCCCAGTGGTACTGAGTAAGTAATGTCCGTGTTTGTCTATGTTTGTTGATGTTTAAAGCACTTTTATATTCAGAGCTGCATTGTATGACAAATTTGCATGAACTAGCAGCTGGATTGTGCAACCACCATGTCCTAAAGTAGCAAATACCCTCGCCGTTCTTATCAAGCAGAACTATCCTGGGATCTATGTATCAGATGATACCATTGGAAATGGCCAATCATGTGAGCATGTGGTTTACCATTGGCACCAATGCCCACCAGATACAAGGACTACTATATTAGATGAATTCCTCGTGAGTAACTATCGAGACATGTTTGTACTATATTTTGCTCTTTATGAAATTTGCAAATGATGAGTGCCTTACTGGGATACTGCAGAAACGGTACAAGTGGTCGCCTGGCCATGAAGAGGAGTGTCAAAAGATATTTGACCGAAAATCGGTTAGACAGCTAATGAATCTCTTTTGCTATGAGAAGCAAAGGGTTAGACAGGTGTTAGCATCAAAAAAGACCAAGGCTCCATCAGTTCGTAGGGCCCATGATGAAATGGAGCTAGAACATGATGGTGGTAGAGAAGATCCAGATGAACAGCAAGGAGAAGCGTCAGTAATGGTACTTGAGCATGAAGATCCGCTGAAATGGAAACCATTTGTCCCTGTATGGATGAAGCCAAAATGGTGGGAAATGTTGTGTGACCATTGGGCCAAAGACGAGAACATCAAGATGTCTTGCCAACAAAGGAAGAATAGGTATTCAGGAAAACGCCCCCGTAATGCTGCATGCCCACCAAAGATAAGACTGCATGAGGAGATTGTGGTACGAACGAAGAATTGAAATCCTGCTTTTTGAAAtttatttcatcatgatttgatgattcTGGTGTGATTAAATAGGACTTGGATAATGGTGGAAAGCTGGGGGTTGACATTGATTCACCCACTAATATATTGAGGGAGTCTGCTGACCAGAGGGCATGTCAAACTGAGGTAACTACCTTTTTAATGTACTGGGATTAACAATTCTGAAGACTAAAGTTATTAAGTGATATTGACTCCATATGCCAACCAGATGAATTGTTTTGACATGCCTTCTTTTTTTCAGGATAAGAGGGATCAAGCTAATAGGGAGGCACAGAGCATTCAGCTAGGTTCCCATTCCGTGCAGAGACAGGCAGGGAGTGGGAAGCAAGGGAGGCACTGTGGTACTATCAGTGTCAGCAAGAAGGCCCAATGCAAGCCATTATCTAAATCCTCCCCAGTTTGTGTGAGCAAACGAGGACAGCAGCCGATGTTCACAAAAGAACAGGTGCAAGAGATGATTACTCAAGCCCTGCAAGGGTTAAATGAAGCTTGGGAGAAAAAGTTTTTGTCCTTGGAGCAAAAGATGCCCAGCATTTCCTCATCGCACACTGTCCCTAATGTTAGCAAATTACAGCTGTCCATTCAGTTCATATAGCCATGAAAATTGGGTTGCTTGATTTGTCAATGGCGTTCGTTTGCACTTGCAGGGTGTGAAGGAGTCATCATTGGCTGTTGGAAGAAGCAGACGGTGCAAACTGGCACGGCAGGTACTAATGTAATCTGCTTCCTGCCTATTCATATGTTTGCATGCCCTACTATTTGCTAGCGAGAAGCTACTGTGAaacctgcatatatatataatatataatatatatatatatatatatatattatatatatatatatatatatatatatagaactactatcctgtagctggctacagaataacttattctgtagccactttgagttatgataattactatgttaatttacgagattatagtaactccttactaagtggtttaatataacgttatggtaaatatccccatgtgttatagtaacccaactatcgtaaatatgtattgacaatGGTAAAATTAGAataattatagtaaatggaggtggctacagaaaacttattttgtagccggctactgaatagcctctccctatatatatatatatatatatatatatatatatatatatatatatatatatatatatatatccttgctCCGATTAGCATTTCATCCATGTAAAAGGAAATGTGGTGCTAGATTTATTCTATCAGGATCTCATAAGTTGATCACTAGACTGTAGTTGCAAACTTTGTATGACTAAGTATTTGCAAATAACATAGTATGATCTACAATGTAGAAACAGTGATAAATGAAGATATACTGAAACATGATACTTTGCAGTTTACTTTCCTAAGATGATGAAATGATTAACCCATATGCATGCCATGATGGGAATGGTAGACAATGTTTTATCTCTTCAGAAATATATT
This region includes:
- the LOC136497390 gene encoding uncharacterized protein isoform X1; this encodes MAPPPGIVEVRCAGCGETLEVEPGLTEFACPDCGTHQALPPELMPQRPRRALPLPGRRVPLAAPSRIACGGCSAVLSVPHGQGRFACPLCGAELAVSPVAAISVVAPPAAVPISPSRPAQPSEVCPGPSSQLTHARYIQRPIHLEQTHGQHPRHSFREEPFTSSRADTGTEIPVVGRLQNEPADPLSQRQESHIEPLDETIPRPSKKKSIFVASPDSYPVRKVHEEHLNQALYASEEQGMPSNSSIHAEKEEHRFPNDTVTVRSKQKVGNVVAPSILEQEQTKSLNQAVDEQQADEIPKDTVHADKVQVEFASEAGSCKKSVGGSKGNQKSSSKILMNSSNESPQLRRSKRLLKGSHDILDIDPIEKIDAPSNQNLSEAPEIERTQADSDTSSPTRYRFPLDRSNEWDVVCATTPPAFNHCTQQAEQFPRTQMYSPETRWALPVASSNSWHDNEIPQESFSGVGQLDRGYSEVHSNLAEMQNQDMNGPLVQEICSDKNCSGHGQLKHHNKNCSHSELGRQKRNGFTCPSPNGGGHPEDQSFSGACLQNLSASCSRLAASATTTLPTITPPSTNLPLNHSSPTSLHQQPPSGLYSQDAPCGDLLPGPTSNSSKKRRGRAPEKLMEPRKEAERPMLMPSGTDSWIVQPPCPKVANTLAVLIKQNYPGIYVSDDTIGNGQSCEHVVYHWHQCPPDTRTTILDEFLKRYKWSPGHEEECQKIFDRKSVRQLMNLFCYEKQRVRQVLASKKTKAPSVRRAHDEMELEHDGGREDPDEQQGEASVMVLEHEDPLKWKPFVPVWMKPKWWEMLCDHWAKDENIKMSCQQRKNRYSGKRPRNAACPPKIRLHEEIVDLDNGGKLGVDIDSPTNILRESADQRACQTEDKRDQANREAQSIQLGSHSVQRQAGSGKQGRHCGTISVSKKAQCKPLSKSSPVCVSKRGQQPMFTKEQVQEMITQALQGLNEAWEKKFLSLEQKMPSISSSHTVPNGVKESSLAVGRSRRCKLARQDTLDSMDGEDPNAEDDSDYQEEHSS
- the LOC136497390 gene encoding uncharacterized protein isoform X2 — encoded protein: MAPPPGIVEVRCAGCGETLEVEPGLTEFACPDCGTHQALPPELMPQRPRRALPLPGRRVPLAAPSRIACGGCSAVLSVPHGQGRFACPLCGAELAVSPVAAISVVAPPAAVPISPSRPAQPSEVCPGPSSQLTHARYIQRPIHLEQTHGQHPRHSFREEPFTSSRADTGTEIPVVGRLQNEPADPLSQRQESHIEPLDETIPRPSKKKSIFVASPDSYPVRKVHEEHLNQALYASEEQGMPSNSSIHAEKEEHRFPNDTVTVRSKQKVGNVVAPSILEQEQTKSLNQAVDEQQADEIPKDTVHADKVQVEFASEAGSCKKSVGGSKGNQKSSSKILMNSSNESPQLRRSKRLLKGSHDILDIDPIEKIDAPSNQNLSEAPEIERTQADSDTSSPTRYRFPLDRSNEWDVVCATTPPAFNHCTQQAEQFPRTQMYSPETRWALPVASSNSWHDNEIPQESFSGVGQLDRGYSEVHSNLAEMQNQDMNGPLVQEICSDKNCSGHGQLKHHNKNCSHSELGRQKRNGFTCPSPNGGGHPEDQSFSGACLQNLSASCSRLAASATTTLPTITPPSTNLPLNHSSPTSLHQQPPSGLYSQDAPCGDLLPGPTSNSSKKRRGRAPEKLMEPRKEAERPMLMPSGTDWIVQPPCPKVANTLAVLIKQNYPGIYVSDDTIGNGQSCEHVVYHWHQCPPDTRTTILDEFLKRYKWSPGHEEECQKIFDRKSVRQLMNLFCYEKQRVRQVLASKKTKAPSVRRAHDEMELEHDGGREDPDEQQGEASVMVLEHEDPLKWKPFVPVWMKPKWWEMLCDHWAKDENIKMSCQQRKNRYSGKRPRNAACPPKIRLHEEIVDLDNGGKLGVDIDSPTNILRESADQRACQTEDKRDQANREAQSIQLGSHSVQRQAGSGKQGRHCGTISVSKKAQCKPLSKSSPVCVSKRGQQPMFTKEQVQEMITQALQGLNEAWEKKFLSLEQKMPSISSSHTVPNGVKESSLAVGRSRRCKLARQDTLDSMDGEDPNAEDDSDYQEEHSS